The genome window AGGACTTGGTGAGGGTCAATCCCGGAATCCATCTCCACCAACTTCAGGTGGGACAGGTGATTCAACTCCCTACGGGAAGGGTTCATGGGAGGACTTCCCCATCCCTTCGGCCCGCGCAGCAGCAGTACACTGTCCAGCCGGGGGATACCATGTGGAGTATTGCTCAACGCTTCGGCGTTGATCTGGGAGAGCTAATTAGGGCAAATCCCCAGTTAGATCCCACCAATCTGCAGGTAGGTCAGGTGGTGAATATTCCCCAGACGCCGACACCGGCGCCGGCCCAAGGAATTGTTCGCACCGATATTCCCTACGATTACGATGTGATGCAGGAGGATCTCCAAAGGCTAAGACAGCAATATCCTTTTCTTCAGGTTTCTTCCATTGGCTCTTCGGTGTTGGGTCGGGACCTTACCATGATTAGATTGGGCCAAGGCCCGAGAGAGTACCATTACAACGGTTCCCATCATGCCAGGGAATGGATTACCACTCCTTTGCTGATGAAGTTTATTGAAGAGTATGCCCGGGCTTATCAAAGTGGAGGGTCCTTGGCGGGTCACAACGTACGGGAACTTTACAACGCTGCCAGCATTTATATTGTTCCGATGGTGAATCCCGATGGGGTAGACATCGTGATCAACGGAGTAGGACCGGATAATCCCTTCCGTTCCCAGCTAATCCAATGGAACGGCGGATCGACTAACTTTACTATGTGGAAAGCCAATATCAGGGGCGTTGACCTCAATCGGCAGTACCAGGCCAACTGGGAGTTAGCCAGACAACAGGGACCTCCAGGCCCGGCTCCGGAAGATTACGCGGGACCTGCTCCGGAGTCAGAGCCGGAGTCCAGGGCCATCGCCAATCTCACTAGGTCCCATGATTTCCGACTGGTGCTGGCCTATCATACCCGTGGAGAGGTGATCTATTGGAACTATCTGGGGTTGGCACCGCCGGAATCCAGGCAGATAGTGCAGCAATTTCAGCGGTTGTCGGGCTATACCCCTTTAGATGAACCGGGAGAGTACAGCAGCAATGCCGGTTACAAGGATTGGTTCATCCTGGCCTATCGGCGACCGGGATTCACCATTGAAGTTGCTCGAGGGGAGAATCCTTCGCCCCTTTGGCAACTGCCGGAGATCTGGAACGACAATGTGGGGATCTTGATGTACGCGGCAACGGTGTAAGGGTGTAAGCTTAGTGGGTACAGGAGACTGCCTTTGCTGGCAAAGTCGACTGTACCCTTATTTCGGCGGTAATAACTGATTTTAGCGGCAGGGGACTGTGTCCTTTTCTCGAAACTCTTCTTATTTGGGGCTAGAGGAGAGAGACAATGATTCAAGACTATTTGCGCGCTACCTTCTTGATTTTCATGGCTGAAATGGGCGACAAGACCCAGATCCTGGCGATGACCTTTGCCACTCGATTTGCTGTGGGGCAAGTACTCCTGGGCGTTGGCATCGGTTCCCTGCTCAATCACGGTTTGGCGGTATTGTTAGGAACCCTGTTGGCTACAGTGATTCCCCTGACGATGCTGCGCCTGGTTGCTGCCATCTCCTTCCTGGGATTTGGCCTTTGGACCTTGACTGCTTCCGCTGACGATGAGTAAGAGGAAGCTCGCAAAGGGTTGAGTCCTTTGTGGACGGTGGCCTTGGCCTTTTTTGTTGGGGAGTTAGGGGACAAGACCCAGCTGACGGCGATTACCCTAGCCACCGCGTCCACTTATCCTATTTTCACCCTGCTGGGGACCGTTAGTGGGATGGTGTTAACCAGCAGTGTCGGGATTTTTATCGGTACTAAACTAGGGGACAGGATTCCCGATCTGGCGATTAAATTGGCTTCCTCGGCCGTGTTCACTGTTTTTGGGTTGGTGGCTCTGTATGACGTTGTCCCAGGGGAATACCTCTCACTGCCGACGGTGGCAGTTGCGCTGAGTATCATTCTGGGTGCAAACATCTTGTTGATGCGGCGGACCATAAGGCAGCATCGGCTCCAAGGCATTAGTCCCCTCCGCCAGGCGGCCCGGGAAATCAAGGCCAGGGCCGAATTAGTGCGGGGGGCCGTATCTGAGGTCTGCTTGGGCTCAAAGGCTTGCGGTGGTTGTGAAAGTACTGACTGCCTGATTGGCTATGCCAAAGCCGCGCTAGATGCCGTTGCCAGTGATGGAGCCAGGGGTTTTGCCGGTGACCTGCCGTTGCCTAAGGATTTCGATAAGCCCTTCGAGCGCAAGAAGGTGGGACAAGCTCTGCAAATTGCGGCCATGGAGTGCTTCAATTGTCGAGGAAACCATTTGCCCAGTTGTGCCTTTCATCGGGCGCGACAGGCTCTAGAGCTGATCTACTTTGGTGAGATCCTGCCCTTTGATGGCAACCAAGCTAAGTATTTGGCCCTATTGCGAAAAAAGGATCGCCCTTTGGCTGAGGCTCTGGAACAAAGGGTGTCGGCTTAAGAAAAGTTGCCGTTGGCTTGTGGCTGGCGGCAGCTTTTTTGTTTCCGGGTTTTTCCAAGGCTTGTCCCGGGTAAAGATACGGTGTCGTTACTGCAAGGCTGCGGCCTAGCCCGTGGAGGTAGATCGGAAGGTAGAGATAAGGACTGAAAGCGTCAGGATAGAGGTCAGTTTACGGAAGAGTAACAAAACCTTACCACTCTGGAAAAACATATCCGATAAATTCACTTGGAATTTGATCTAGATCAAAGATTTCACCTCGAACCTTCTGATATGCTAGCAATGCGAATGATAGAACAACATACGGAGGTAGGTAAGAGGATGAGCATGTTTTGTTTTCAGTGCCAAGAAGCGGCTAAAGGTACCGGTTGTACCGTACGGGGAGTCTGTGGTAAGACCAGCGATGTAGCGAATTTGCAGGATCTTCTCATTTTCACCCTGAAGGGTATTTCCTTTTACTCCACTAAGGCTCGGGAGTTGGGAGTAGATCTGGGCAAGGTCGACAGGTTCATTATTGAGAGCCTCTTTGCAACGATTACCAATGCCAACTTCGATCGGACCTATTTTGTCAAACAGGTGCGCGAGGCCTTGCAGCTGCGAGACGAAGTTAAAGCCGCAGTGGTTAAGGCTGGCGGTTCGTTGCCGGAGAAGCTACCCGAGGCAGCCACTTGGACCGCAGAATCCGTTGAAGACTTCGAAGCTAAGGGAGCCCAGGTGGGTATCCTGGCCACGGAAAACGAGGATGTTCGTTCCTTGCGCGAGCTAATTACCTACGGCCTCAAGGGAATGGCTGCTTATGCAGAGCACGCTTTGGTCCTAGGTTACAGCAATGATGAACTGGCAGCCTTTATGCAACGGGCTTTGGCAGCAACCCTGGATCATTCCCTCAACGTTGACGATTTGATCGCCTTGACTATGGAAACCGGTAAGCATGGCGTCGATGTGATGGCATTACTGGATGAAGCCAATACATCTACCTATGGCAATCCGGAGGTTACCAAGGTCAATATTGGTGTGCGCGACAACCCTGGCATTTTGATCAGCGGACATGACTTGAAGGATCTGGAGGAGCTTCTGGAGCAGACCGAGGGTACCGGTGTTGACGTGTATACCCATGGTGAGATGCTTCCTGCTAACTACTATCCGGCATTTAAGAAGTACTCCCATTTCGTCGGTAACTACGGTAACGCCTGGTGGAAGCAAACGGAAGAGTTTGAGAAGTTTAATGGTCCCATCTTGATGACCACCAACTGCCTGGTTCCGCCCAAGGACTCTTACAAGGATCGGGTTTACACCACCGGTGTTGTTGGTTTTGACGGTTTGAAGCATATCGGACCACGGCCGGAAGGCGGTAAGAAGGACTTCTCTGAGATCATTGAGCACGCTAAGAAGTGCGCCCCGCCAACAGAACTGGAAACCGGGGAGATCGTCGGTGGATTTGCTCACAATACCGTGATCAGTTTGGCTGACAAGGTGGTTGAGGCAGTTAAGTCCGGCGCAATTAAGCGCTTCTTCGTGATGGCTGGTTGTGACGGCCGAATGAAGAGTAGAGAATACTACAGCCAGTTTGCCGAAACGCTGCCCCAGGATACTGTGATTTTGACTGCCGGATGTGCTAAGTATCGGTATAATAAGCTGGATCTCGGGGACATCGGCGGTATTCCTCGGGTACTTGATGCTGGTCAATGTAATGACTCCTACTCCTTGGCAGTCATCGCCTTGAAGCTGAAGGAAGTCTTTGAGCTAGAGGATATTAACGAGCTTCCAATTTCCTACAACATCGCCAGGTATGAGCAGAAGGCCGTCATCGTATTGCTGGCTCTGCTGTATTTGGGAGTGAAGAACATCCATCTTGGCCCGACCCTACCGGCCTTCCTGTCGCCAAACGTAGCCAAGGTCTTGGTGGAGAACTTCGGTATCGGTGGGATCACCAACGTCGAAGACGACTTGAAGATGTTTATGGCTTCCTAATCAGTAACTGCAAATATCTGAATCGACACGGTAGCGGGACATTCCCGTTGCCGTGTTTTGCTATTGACCAGAGCTTGGCGATAACGGTGCTTTACCGAGGAAAGTCTAGGTATCTGAATCGGAGCAATAGGAAGCGACCTGACTTAGCATTAAGTCAGGTCGCCCAAGGAATTAGGTGAAGGTATATCTCAGGATACAGTGGCTATCTTTTAACGGGATGTCCGAGAATTTAAGGTTAGAGCTCCAATGCAGAAACAGTAGCGAGGATCACGCCCTTAATCACGCCGTCTCCCGCGGGGAGTCTAGTCCAATCCTTGTTTTTGTTTACCGTTGCTTCTACCCAAAATTCTACTTCATGTCTACCGGGGTTAGAGAACACAAAGGGTTCAATTGGGGCGTAACCACCAAAGGCATTTCCGTTATCGGTGATGATATTAGGTGAAATCAACCAATCATCTTTGTCTCCGTCCCATCCCCAGAGATCCTTCTCATATACCCCTTCTGGTAACTCCCACTTGTTGTGATCGAAACCCAGTTCCACCTTGACAGGCATATTGGCAGCCACCTTGATCTTGTGCGGGTTATCGTTGCCGTTTCGGTCAGCTACACCTGGCTTACTAATGGTGAGCTCGAGGCTTTCGGGCGCGGTAACTTCGGAATAGGGCAGAATATTGATCACCAATTCCGTCTCCGCAGAAGAGCCTCCAGATGCAAAGGCCAGACTTGAAAGGACTAACACCATCGCCAAAGCTAACATCAGTTTTTTCACTCAAATACCTGCTTGGTTTTTCGATCTCAGACATACAATAGCTTGGCCCAGTCAAAATGGGCTAAAATCCGAGGCAGAGTTTTATCAAATTTAGCTGATTATATTGCTATAAGTACCTTTTGGCCCTAGTAGTTGTGAGCATATTTTTAGCACTAATGGGTAGGGTTTTGGAATCTTTAGACTGTGGTCGCACGTAACTGCCATAGACTGTAGAAGGAAAAGACCCCACACGCCGTAAGGCGGTGGGGTCTGAGCAATTGTCCTGACCAATTATTCCAGATCAATGTGATCCCTAAAGGGATCCGCAGTTGCTGGGTTATATTTCATCAATTGCCCGAGCTTGCGCCCGGCAAAGGGCAAGAGAATCAGCTGAGCTCCAAAGAGTCCCAAGGGGGCATCCATGGCCAGCAGCAAGATGAAGTGTTCGATGGCACCGTATCCAAGGGCGCCGCCGATAATGCCCAGGATGATGAATAGGACTCTGAGTACATACCAGGCGGGCTTTGGCATGCGATAGCGGTATTTACGAAACCAGCGATCAATATTGTAAGCTCCCCAAAATCCCGTGACCCCTAGATAACCAAAGATAACGGTAACAGCTATGATTGACAAAGCATCGGTGCCGGTGGGAATACTGAGGATCAGCCCTAGGGCTAATCCGAATAAGCCAAAACCCGTTGCCAGGCGGCCCGTGGACAATAGGTATTCATTGGGATCAAACATTCCGTAGGCTCCCATGCCTCGTCTAGTTAGTCTCTTAAGTCTCTTAAACACAAAAAACCCCCCTAGTTTGATCGGTGGGACGACATGATTGCTTCTTCTTTGACTATAGGTGCTTTTTAGGGTCTGTGTCAAGACAGGAGCAGTCCCACAGATGTTGGGATAAATCGATTTTGCCGTTGGGCAGGAAGGAAACCCCTTCCTCGGCTAAAATCGCCCGCTGAATCGCCGTGCCTCCAAAGACAAATCCCGGGGCTAGGCCCCCATCCTGGCGGACAACCCGATGGCAGGGAAGATTTTGCTCCTGGGGAGCGGCTCGCATCGCCCAGCCCACGGCTCGAGCGCTGCGGGGATTGCCTAACAAAGCGGCAATTTGGCCATAGGTAGCCACCTGCCCCGGGGGAATTTGTGCCACCAATCGATATACTTTTTGGAAGAACCTCATCGGATCACCTGCTCATTCATCGTAACGTCCCCAATGCGTCAAACTAAGGACAATGGGTAATGCTCTGAGGTGATTGTAACAAAAGTTGGGAAATCAGCCAAATTTGTTCTACTGGAAAAGACTGCAGGTGGTTTTGTGGGTGGAGGCAGGATTTTGTTGGGAAAGAACCCAATATTGCTTTGAACAAGGTAATTTGATGGGAGTAATTAGTGACGCCAGGAAGGCTTTGGGAAGGGTGTCTAACATGCAGCGAGCAGTTTTCATGGATAGAGATGGGACAATCACGAAGGAAGTGGGCTATGTCAATCATCCCAGTCGTCTGGAGTTGCTGCCCAACAGTGCCGAGGCGATTAGGCTGCTGAATCAGCATGGGCTTTTGGCCATCGTGGCTACCAACCAAGCCGGAGTAGCTCGGGGATATTTTCCTGAGGAACGCATCCACCAGACTCATCAGCGGTTGGAGGATTTGCTCGCGGCAGAGGGCGCTAAACTCGATGCTATCTATTACTGTCCTCACCATCCTCGGGTAGGGGAAGGAAGCTACCGGCAGGAATGCCAATGCCGAAAGCCCAATCCCGGGATGCTGCTTCAGGCTCAAGAGGAATTGGATGTGGACTTATCTCGTTCCTATATGATTGGAGACAAGATCACTGATGTCGAGGTAGCCCATCGGGTGGGAGCCAAGGGAATTTTCGTATTAACGGGGTATGGCTTGGGCAGCTATGAATACGAACGGGACAGCTGGACGGTGAAGCCAGATTACATCTGTGACGATCTCTTGGCTGCGGTGCAGTGGATTCTTCAAGACAGCGAGGAAGGAGGACAAGCGTGATCTCACCTCAAATCTTGCAGAATCTGAAGCAGGCCAAAGTGATGGTAATCGGAGATATGATCGCAGACCAGTTTGTCAGCGGGATTCCCACTCGCATTTCCCGGGAGGCACCGGTGTTGATCTTGGAGCACGAAGAGACGAAGATTCTCGCCGGAGGTGCGGCCAACACCATTGCTAATCTAGTGGATATGGGAGTTAAGGCCTATGCAGTGGGGGTAGTGGGCAACGATGCCACCGGTAAAGGACTGCGCAGCCTCTTGGAGGACAAGGGTGTCTGTACCGAAGGCCTGATCGTCCATCCCGAACGCCCCACCATCACCAAGACCAGGGTCTGGGCTGGGGAGCCGGGATCCATCAAGCAGCAGGTGGTTAGGATTGACCAGGGGATCAAGACAGAGATTGAGCCAGGGATCGCAGAGCAACTCTTGGTCTACGTACGGGAGACCATCGGTGAGATCGACGCGGTGTTGTTTTCCGATTATGGCTATGGGCTGTTCCCGGCGACGTTAGCCAAAGCCTTGGTGGATGAGGCAAATCGCCGGGGAATCGTTTCAGCCGCGGATTCTCGATATGATCTGCCGAGGTTTTCCGGGGCGACGGTGGCTACTCCCAACAAACCGGAGAGTGAAGCCCTCACCGGCAGAAGGTTAGTCACGGACCGGGACGCGGAGATGATAGCCCAAAGCCTGCAGCGGCAACTGCAGTTACAGGCAGCGGTGGTCACTCGGGGAGAGGATGGTATGACCATTGCCCAGTCCGACGATCTGGTCTACCACATTCCTGCCTTCAATCGCAGTGAAGTCTATGATGTGACAGGAGCGGGCGACACTGTGATCGCGGGCTTGACCGCGGGGTTGGCCGCTGGAGCTTCCATCCGGGAGGCGGCGCTGTTGGCAAACATCGCGGCCAGTATCGTGATTCGCCGGATCGGCACCGTCACCGTCAAATTCGATGAATTGCAGAGGGCAGTGGAAGAATACAATCGCAGTCAAT of Bacillota bacterium contains these proteins:
- a CDS encoding LysM peptidoglycan-binding domain-containing protein, which gives rise to MTYVVRYGDTLTLIARRFGLTVQDLVRVNPGIHLHQLQVGQVIQLPTGRVHGRTSPSLRPAQQQYTVQPGDTMWSIAQRFGVDLGELIRANPQLDPTNLQVGQVVNIPQTPTPAPAQGIVRTDIPYDYDVMQEDLQRLRQQYPFLQVSSIGSSVLGRDLTMIRLGQGPREYHYNGSHHAREWITTPLLMKFIEEYARAYQSGGSLAGHNVRELYNAASIYIVPMVNPDGVDIVINGVGPDNPFRSQLIQWNGGSTNFTMWKANIRGVDLNRQYQANWELARQQGPPGPAPEDYAGPAPESEPESRAIANLTRSHDFRLVLAYHTRGEVIYWNYLGLAPPESRQIVQQFQRLSGYTPLDEPGEYSSNAGYKDWFILAYRRPGFTIEVARGENPSPLWQLPEIWNDNVGILMYAATV
- a CDS encoding TMEM165/GDT1 family protein, with translation MIQDYLRATFLIFMAEMGDKTQILAMTFATRFAVGQVLLGVGIGSLLNHGLAVLLGTLLATVIPLTMLRLVAAISFLGFGLWTLTASADDE
- a CDS encoding TMEM165/GDT1 family protein encodes the protein MSPLWTVALAFFVGELGDKTQLTAITLATASTYPIFTLLGTVSGMVLTSSVGIFIGTKLGDRIPDLAIKLASSAVFTVFGLVALYDVVPGEYLSLPTVAVALSIILGANILLMRRTIRQHRLQGISPLRQAAREIKARAELVRGAVSEVCLGSKACGGCESTDCLIGYAKAALDAVASDGARGFAGDLPLPKDFDKPFERKKVGQALQIAAMECFNCRGNHLPSCAFHRARQALELIYFGEILPFDGNQAKYLALLRKKDRPLAEALEQRVSA
- the hcp gene encoding hydroxylamine reductase gives rise to the protein MSMFCFQCQEAAKGTGCTVRGVCGKTSDVANLQDLLIFTLKGISFYSTKARELGVDLGKVDRFIIESLFATITNANFDRTYFVKQVREALQLRDEVKAAVVKAGGSLPEKLPEAATWTAESVEDFEAKGAQVGILATENEDVRSLRELITYGLKGMAAYAEHALVLGYSNDELAAFMQRALAATLDHSLNVDDLIALTMETGKHGVDVMALLDEANTSTYGNPEVTKVNIGVRDNPGILISGHDLKDLEELLEQTEGTGVDVYTHGEMLPANYYPAFKKYSHFVGNYGNAWWKQTEEFEKFNGPILMTTNCLVPPKDSYKDRVYTTGVVGFDGLKHIGPRPEGGKKDFSEIIEHAKKCAPPTELETGEIVGGFAHNTVISLADKVVEAVKSGAIKRFFVMAGCDGRMKSREYYSQFAETLPQDTVILTAGCAKYRYNKLDLGDIGGIPRVLDAGQCNDSYSLAVIALKLKEVFELEDINELPISYNIARYEQKAVIVLLALLYLGVKNIHLGPTLPAFLSPNVAKVLVENFGIGGITNVEDDLKMFMAS
- a CDS encoding MGMT family protein, whose amino-acid sequence is MRFFQKVYRLVAQIPPGQVATYGQIAALLGNPRSARAVGWAMRAAPQEQNLPCHRVVRQDGGLAPGFVFGGTAIQRAILAEEGVSFLPNGKIDLSQHLWDCSCLDTDPKKHL
- a CDS encoding HAD family hydrolase, which codes for MQRAVFMDRDGTITKEVGYVNHPSRLELLPNSAEAIRLLNQHGLLAIVATNQAGVARGYFPEERIHQTHQRLEDLLAAEGAKLDAIYYCPHHPRVGEGSYRQECQCRKPNPGMLLQAQEELDVDLSRSYMIGDKITDVEVAHRVGAKGIFVLTGYGLGSYEYERDSWTVKPDYICDDLLAAVQWILQDSEEGGQA
- a CDS encoding carbohydrate kinase, with translation MISPQILQNLKQAKVMVIGDMIADQFVSGIPTRISREAPVLILEHEETKILAGGAANTIANLVDMGVKAYAVGVVGNDATGKGLRSLLEDKGVCTEGLIVHPERPTITKTRVWAGEPGSIKQQVVRIDQGIKTEIEPGIAEQLLVYVRETIGEIDAVLFSDYGYGLFPATLAKALVDEANRRGIVSAADSRYDLPRFSGATVATPNKPESEALTGRRLVTDRDAEMIAQSLQRQLQLQAAVVTRGEDGMTIAQSDDLVYHIPAFNRSEVYDVTGAGDTVIAGLTAGLAAGASIREAALLANIAASIVIRRIGTVTVKFDELQRAVEEYNRSQSKDPVITS